A stretch of Enterobacter cloacae complex sp. ECNIH7 DNA encodes these proteins:
- a CDS encoding NlpC/P60 family protein, translating into MRFWFLLMAALFLAGCSSHRAPPPNPRLSDSITVIASLNDQLSNWRGTPYRYGGMSRGGVDCSGFVLMTFRDKFDLQLPRETRKQAEIGTEIDKDDLLPGDLVFFKTGSGESGLHVGIYDTDNQFIHASTSRGVMRSSLDNVYWRKNFWQARRI; encoded by the coding sequence ATGCGATTCTGGTTTCTCCTGATGGCCGCACTTTTTCTTGCGGGATGCAGTAGCCATCGTGCGCCGCCGCCTAACCCACGGCTTTCAGATTCGATCACCGTCATTGCCAGCCTCAACGATCAGCTGAGCAACTGGCGCGGCACGCCTTATCGCTACGGCGGCATGAGCCGCGGCGGCGTGGATTGCTCCGGCTTCGTGCTGATGACGTTTCGCGATAAGTTTGATTTACAGCTCCCGCGCGAAACGCGCAAACAGGCAGAAATAGGCACTGAAATTGATAAAGACGATCTTCTGCCCGGGGACCTGGTTTTCTTCAAAACCGGATCGGGTGAAAGCGGTCTTCATGTGGGGATATATGATACAGACAATCAGTTCATTCACGCCTCGACAAGCCGCGGCGTGATGCGCTCTTCTCTTGATAATGTTTACTGGCGTAAAAATTTCTGGCAGGCTCGACGTATATAG
- a CDS encoding acetyl-CoA C-acetyltransferase: MKEVMIVGATRTPIGSFRGSLSSLSAVELGAVAVRHLLENSDLREEQVDELIFGQVLTAGCGQNPARQTAIAAGLPVSTPATTVNLVCGAGLKAVQLAAQAIRCGDADVAIAGGQESMSNAPYLLDGARSGLRFGHTGLQDSMITDGLWDAFNDYHMGITAENVARENAISREQQDAFAARSQHKAAFAIEAGRFDAEIAPVTVKQGKKPPLIVSRDEQPRPGSTAEQLAQLRPAFLQAEGTVTAGNASTLNDGAAAVLLMSGEKARESGLPILGRIVSYAVTGVDPSVMGIGPVSACRTALARAGWTLDDVDLIEANEAFAAQALAVGKQLGWDERRVNVNGGAIALGHPIGASGCRILVTLLYEMQRRDVKKGLVTLCVGGGQGIALTVER; encoded by the coding sequence ATGAAAGAAGTCATGATTGTCGGGGCAACGCGAACCCCCATTGGCAGTTTTCGCGGATCGCTATCGTCCCTTTCAGCGGTTGAGCTGGGGGCCGTAGCGGTGCGGCACCTGCTGGAGAACAGCGATCTTCGCGAAGAACAGGTAGATGAACTGATTTTCGGACAGGTGCTGACGGCGGGATGCGGACAAAACCCGGCGCGTCAGACGGCCATCGCCGCCGGATTACCCGTCAGCACGCCGGCGACAACGGTCAACCTGGTGTGCGGCGCGGGCCTAAAAGCGGTGCAGCTCGCCGCGCAGGCGATCCGCTGCGGCGACGCGGACGTGGCTATCGCTGGCGGTCAGGAGAGCATGAGCAACGCCCCCTATCTGCTGGACGGCGCGCGTTCAGGGCTGCGTTTTGGCCATACGGGCCTGCAGGACAGCATGATTACCGACGGCCTGTGGGACGCGTTCAACGATTACCACATGGGGATCACCGCTGAAAACGTCGCCCGGGAGAATGCCATTTCCCGCGAGCAGCAGGACGCCTTCGCCGCCCGGTCGCAGCACAAAGCGGCCTTTGCCATCGAAGCGGGTCGCTTTGACGCCGAGATAGCGCCGGTGACGGTAAAACAGGGCAAAAAACCGCCGCTTATCGTCAGCCGTGACGAACAGCCCCGGCCTGGCAGCACCGCTGAGCAGCTGGCGCAGCTGCGCCCCGCCTTTCTGCAGGCGGAAGGCACGGTTACGGCCGGAAATGCGTCAACGCTCAACGACGGTGCCGCCGCGGTGCTGCTGATGAGCGGCGAAAAGGCGCGGGAGAGCGGTTTGCCGATCCTCGGTCGCATCGTGAGCTACGCCGTGACGGGCGTTGACCCGTCGGTGATGGGCATCGGACCGGTCAGCGCCTGCCGGACGGCGCTGGCGCGGGCGGGCTGGACGCTCGATGACGTGGACCTCATTGAAGCCAATGAAGCCTTTGCCGCCCAGGCGCTGGCGGTGGGCAAGCAGCTCGGCTGGGATGAGCGTAGGGTGAACGTTAACGGCGGCGCTATCGCCCTGGGTCATCCGATTGGCGCCTCCGGCTGCCGCATCCTCGTGACGCTGCTGTACGAAATGCAGCGCCGTGACGTCAAAAAAGGGCTCGTCACCCTGTGCGTGGGCGGCGGGCAAGGCATTGCTCTGACCGTCGAGCGTTAA
- the btuD gene encoding vitamin B12 ABC transporter ATP-binding protein BtuD, with product MSLLMQLTDVAERGRLEPITGTINAGEILHLVGPNGAGKSTLLARMAGMTDGEGQITLLEHTLADWSPVSLAHRRSYLVQQQVPPFAMPVWHYLMLHLHDKQQTALLTDVAAALGLEDKLSRHASQLSGGEWQRVRLAAVILQIHPAGNPYGRMLLLDEPMSGLDVAQQAALDTLLSTLSRKGIAVVMSSHDLNHTLRHAHRVWLLSQGKMIASGARDRVLTPPHLARAYNMSFRRLDIEGHKMLISTGQT from the coding sequence ATGTCGTTGCTGATGCAGCTCACGGACGTTGCCGAGAGGGGACGTCTGGAGCCGATAACCGGTACCATCAATGCGGGAGAAATTCTGCATCTTGTCGGGCCAAACGGAGCAGGGAAGAGCACGCTGCTGGCACGGATGGCAGGCATGACCGACGGAGAAGGGCAGATAACGCTGCTGGAGCATACGCTCGCCGACTGGTCACCGGTCTCGCTGGCGCATCGGCGCAGTTACCTCGTGCAGCAGCAGGTGCCGCCCTTTGCGATGCCGGTCTGGCACTATCTGATGCTGCATTTGCACGACAAACAACAGACGGCACTGCTGACGGACGTTGCCGCGGCCCTGGGGCTGGAAGATAAACTGTCCCGGCATGCCAGCCAGCTTTCCGGCGGAGAGTGGCAGCGGGTACGTCTGGCGGCGGTCATTCTTCAGATCCACCCGGCAGGTAATCCTTACGGGCGAATGCTGCTTCTCGATGAACCCATGAGCGGTCTGGACGTGGCGCAGCAGGCGGCACTGGATACGCTGTTAAGCACCCTGAGCCGAAAAGGTATCGCCGTGGTGATGAGCAGTCATGACCTCAACCACACCCTGCGTCATGCCCACCGGGTGTGGCTGCTGTCGCAGGGAAAGATGATCGCCAGCGGCGCGCGGGATCGGGTTCTTACGCCGCCCCATCTTGCCCGCGCGTACAACATGTCGTTCCGCAGGCTGGATATTGAGGGACATAAGATGCTGATTTCTACCGGGCAGACGTAA
- a CDS encoding GntP family permease, which yields MSVLIALAALALLMLAAYRGYSVILFAPIAALGAVLLTDPGAVGPTFTGLFMEKMVGFVKLYFPVFLLGAVFGKLIELSGFSRSIVAAAIQILGRRHAIPVIVLVCALLTYGGVSLFVVAFAVYPFAAELYRQSGIPKRLIPATVALGAFSFTMDALPGTPQIQNIIPTSFFGTNAWAAPWLGLIGSLFIIIFGLLWLERQRRKAFNNNEGYGTDLKNEPETPDNINLPHPLIAISPLLVVGILNLLFTRWIPGWYGTTHELTLPGLAKPVVTEVGKITAIWAVEAALISGIVLVLIFGFRNIRGRLAEGSRTAVSGAILAAMNTASEYGFGAVIAALPGFLVLSKALAAIPNPLLNEAISVTVLAGITGSASGGMSIALAAMSDSFVAAAHAANIPLEVLHRVASMASGGMDTLPHNGAVITLLAITGLSHRQAYGGIFAITLIKSLAVLFVIAVFYLTGIV from the coding sequence ATGAGTGTGTTAATTGCCCTGGCGGCGCTGGCGCTGCTGATGCTGGCGGCCTATCGCGGATATAGCGTTATTTTATTTGCGCCGATTGCGGCGCTCGGCGCCGTGCTGCTGACCGATCCGGGTGCCGTCGGCCCGACGTTTACCGGTCTGTTTATGGAAAAGATGGTCGGCTTTGTTAAGCTCTACTTCCCGGTGTTCCTGCTGGGAGCCGTTTTCGGCAAGCTGATTGAGCTTTCCGGTTTCTCACGCTCCATCGTCGCCGCCGCGATTCAGATCCTCGGTCGTCGCCACGCTATTCCGGTGATCGTCCTGGTGTGTGCGCTGTTAACCTACGGCGGCGTGTCGCTGTTCGTGGTGGCGTTTGCGGTTTACCCTTTTGCCGCGGAGCTGTACCGCCAGAGCGGCATCCCTAAGCGGCTGATCCCGGCCACCGTGGCGCTGGGGGCGTTTTCGTTTACCATGGACGCCCTGCCCGGCACGCCGCAGATCCAGAATATCATCCCCACCAGCTTCTTTGGCACGAACGCCTGGGCAGCGCCGTGGCTGGGGCTTATCGGCTCTCTGTTTATTATCATCTTTGGCCTGCTCTGGCTGGAACGCCAGCGTCGTAAGGCGTTCAATAACAACGAGGGCTACGGCACGGATCTGAAAAATGAACCCGAGACGCCGGATAACATTAACCTTCCGCACCCGCTGATTGCTATCTCCCCGCTGCTTGTGGTGGGCATACTGAACCTGCTGTTTACCCGCTGGATCCCCGGCTGGTACGGCACGACCCACGAGCTGACTCTGCCAGGCCTGGCGAAACCTGTTGTGACCGAGGTGGGCAAGATCACCGCCATCTGGGCCGTCGAGGCGGCGCTGATCTCCGGTATCGTGCTGGTGCTGATTTTTGGCTTTCGCAATATCCGGGGGCGTCTGGCTGAAGGCAGCCGGACCGCGGTGAGCGGTGCCATTCTGGCGGCGATGAATACCGCCTCGGAATACGGTTTCGGCGCGGTGATCGCCGCCCTGCCCGGGTTCCTGGTGTTATCCAAAGCGCTGGCGGCTATCCCGAATCCGCTGCTGAATGAGGCCATCAGCGTGACGGTGCTTGCGGGGATCACCGGCTCTGCGTCGGGCGGGATGAGTATTGCCCTCGCCGCCATGTCCGACTCGTTTGTCGCCGCCGCCCACGCCGCCAATATCCCTCTTGAGGTGCTGCACCGCGTGGCCTCGATGGCGAGCGGCGGGATGGATACGCTGCCCCATAACGGCGCGGTGATTACCCTGCTGGCGATTACCGGCCTGAGCCATCGTCAGGCCTACGGCGGCATTTTCGCTATCACCCTCATTAAAAGTCTGGCAGTGCTTTTTGTCATTGCCGTGTTCTATCTGACCGGCATTGTGTAA
- a CDS encoding LysR family transcriptional regulator, translating to MRMSVKQLRAFLAVAHTLNFAHASERLNLSQPALSLTIKALEDALGGPLLQRSTRKVALTQEGETFLPMARQLLADWDNVEEAMHQCFTLQRGKISVAAMPSFAANVLPEVLKAFRDRHAGINVTVHDVINEQVIEMVREGRVEMGIAFEPAPTHNLLFTPLGLDRFVAIVPKDSPLAGKKRLSWEDLLTLDFITLQRPSAVRLMMEEELARSGRKLDVALESHQLVTVGRMVASGLGGSAVPALCEAQMTALGAVCIPLDNPPIEKCIGAIHPGHTQLSKAAHALLETLKDFYQPNQGARNTCGAA from the coding sequence ATGAGAATGAGTGTCAAACAGTTACGCGCGTTTTTAGCGGTAGCTCACACTCTCAATTTCGCGCACGCCAGCGAACGGCTGAATCTTTCCCAGCCGGCCCTGAGCCTGACGATTAAAGCGCTGGAGGATGCGCTCGGCGGGCCGCTGCTGCAGCGGAGCACGCGTAAGGTCGCGCTGACGCAGGAGGGCGAGACGTTTTTGCCGATGGCGCGTCAGCTGCTTGCCGACTGGGATAACGTCGAAGAGGCGATGCACCAGTGCTTTACCCTGCAGCGCGGTAAAATCTCGGTCGCGGCCATGCCGTCGTTTGCCGCGAATGTCCTGCCCGAGGTGCTAAAAGCGTTTCGCGATCGCCACGCCGGGATCAACGTCACCGTGCATGATGTCATTAACGAGCAGGTGATAGAGATGGTGCGGGAAGGGCGGGTCGAGATGGGCATCGCCTTTGAGCCCGCGCCAACGCACAACCTGCTGTTTACCCCGCTGGGCCTCGACAGGTTTGTTGCTATTGTGCCGAAAGATTCCCCGCTGGCAGGCAAGAAGCGCCTGTCATGGGAAGATCTGCTGACGCTGGATTTCATCACCCTGCAGCGCCCGTCGGCGGTACGTCTGATGATGGAGGAGGAGCTGGCGCGAAGCGGCAGAAAGCTGGACGTGGCGCTGGAGAGTCATCAACTGGTGACGGTCGGGCGAATGGTTGCGAGCGGACTGGGCGGCAGCGCCGTCCCGGCGCTCTGCGAGGCGCAGATGACGGCGCTGGGCGCGGTCTGTATCCCGCTTGATAACCCGCCGATTGAAAAGTGCATCGGGGCGATCCATCCGGGGCATACGCAGCTCTCTAAGGCGGCGCATGCCCTGCTGGAAACGCTGAAGGATTTTTACCAGCCCAATCAGGGGGCGAGAAACACCTGCGGCGCGGCGTGA
- the selO gene encoding protein adenylyltransferase SelO: MTLSFTAHWHDELPGFYTALKPTPLQNSRLIWHNDLLAEELAIPPELFQRSEVAGVWGGETLLAGMQPLAQVYSGHQFGVWAGQLGDGRGILLGEQRLPNGGTVDWHLKGAGLTPYSRMGDGRAVLRSTIRECLASEAMHALGIPTTRALSIITSDTPVARETVEKGAMLMRIAQSHLRFGHFEHFYYRREPDKVRQLADFAIRHHWTHLQDEADKYVLWFRDVVARTASLIARWQTVGFAHGVMNTDNMSILGLTFDYGPFGFLDDYQPGYICNHSDYQGRYSFDNQPAVGLWNLQRLAQTLSPFIDVDALNDALDSYQDIFLREYGTLMRNKLGLVTQERGDNDILNSLFALMAREGSDYTRTFRMLGQTEQHSAASPLRDEFIDRQAFDDWFASYRARLRQEQVDDATRQTQMNATNPAMVLRNWLAQRAIEQAEQGEYDELHRLHVALRTPFADRDDDYVSRPPDWGKRLEVSCSS; encoded by the coding sequence ATGACCCTGTCTTTTACTGCTCACTGGCATGACGAGTTGCCTGGCTTTTACACCGCACTCAAACCAACACCGTTACAAAATTCACGCCTTATCTGGCATAACGATTTGCTGGCAGAAGAGCTGGCCATTCCGCCTGAGCTGTTTCAGCGTTCAGAAGTCGCAGGCGTCTGGGGCGGGGAAACGCTTCTCGCCGGGATGCAACCTCTGGCTCAGGTCTATAGCGGCCACCAGTTTGGCGTCTGGGCGGGACAGCTGGGCGACGGCAGGGGGATCCTGCTCGGCGAACAACGGCTTCCTAACGGGGGAACGGTTGACTGGCACCTGAAAGGCGCAGGCCTTACTCCCTATTCGCGAATGGGCGACGGGCGCGCGGTGCTGCGTTCAACGATTCGCGAGTGCCTGGCGTCCGAAGCGATGCATGCCCTGGGGATTCCCACTACGCGCGCGCTGTCGATTATCACCAGCGATACGCCGGTAGCGCGCGAAACGGTGGAAAAAGGGGCAATGCTGATGCGTATCGCGCAAAGTCATTTGCGCTTCGGCCATTTTGAGCACTTTTACTATCGCCGCGAGCCGGACAAGGTTCGCCAGCTGGCTGACTTTGCCATTCGTCACCACTGGACGCATTTGCAGGACGAAGCGGACAAATACGTTCTCTGGTTCAGGGATGTGGTTGCCCGTACCGCAAGCCTGATTGCCCGCTGGCAAACGGTGGGCTTTGCGCATGGCGTCATGAATACGGACAACATGTCGATCCTCGGGCTGACCTTTGATTACGGTCCGTTTGGTTTCCTGGACGATTATCAGCCTGGCTATATCTGCAACCACTCCGACTATCAGGGACGTTACAGCTTTGATAATCAGCCAGCGGTCGGCCTGTGGAACCTGCAGCGGCTTGCGCAAACCCTGTCGCCGTTCATCGACGTAGATGCCCTCAATGATGCGCTCGACAGCTATCAGGACATTTTTCTGCGGGAATATGGCACGCTGATGCGCAACAAGCTGGGGCTGGTGACCCAGGAGAGGGGCGATAACGACATCCTCAATAGCCTGTTTGCCCTCATGGCGCGCGAGGGCAGCGATTATACCCGCACCTTCCGGATGCTAGGACAGACGGAGCAGCACAGCGCCGCCTCGCCGCTGCGCGATGAGTTTATTGACAGACAGGCGTTTGACGACTGGTTTGCATCGTACCGCGCGCGGCTGCGGCAGGAACAGGTGGATGACGCGACTCGCCAGACGCAGATGAACGCGACGAACCCCGCAATGGTGTTGCGCAACTGGCTGGCGCAGCGGGCGATTGAACAGGCTGAGCAGGGTGAATACGACGAGCTACACCGCCTGCATGTGGCGCTGCGCACGCCGTTTGCCGACCGGGATGATGACTACGTCAGCCGCCCGCCTGACTGGGGCAAGCGGCTGGAGGTCAGCTGCTCAAGTTAG
- a CDS encoding CoA transferase subunit A — MAGLDKRVGSYAQALDGLTDGMTLLAGGFGLCGIPENLIAEVRRRRVKDLTVVSNNCGVDGFGLGILLETRQVRKVVASYVGENALFERQVLSGELEIELTPQGTLAEKVRAGGAGIPAFYTATGYGTPVAVGKDVRQFAGKHYILEEAITGDFALIKGWKADWYGNVVYRHTAQNFNPLMATAGRITVVEVEEIVPPGELPPSAIHTPGIYVDRLIVGQFEKRIEQRTLRAEGV; from the coding sequence ATGGCGGGACTGGATAAGCGCGTCGGCAGCTATGCGCAGGCGCTGGATGGGCTGACGGACGGAATGACCTTGCTGGCGGGCGGCTTCGGCCTGTGCGGGATTCCGGAGAACCTGATTGCAGAGGTCAGACGCCGTCGGGTGAAAGATCTGACGGTGGTATCAAACAACTGCGGCGTGGACGGTTTCGGTCTCGGGATACTGCTCGAAACGCGGCAGGTTCGCAAAGTGGTGGCCTCTTACGTCGGCGAGAACGCCCTGTTCGAGCGGCAGGTGCTGAGCGGCGAACTGGAGATTGAACTCACGCCTCAGGGCACGCTGGCGGAAAAGGTGCGCGCGGGCGGCGCGGGCATTCCGGCATTTTACACGGCCACCGGCTACGGCACGCCCGTGGCTGTCGGCAAAGACGTGCGCCAGTTTGCGGGAAAGCACTACATCCTCGAGGAGGCGATTACCGGTGATTTCGCGCTCATTAAGGGCTGGAAAGCGGACTGGTACGGCAACGTTGTCTATCGCCATACCGCGCAAAATTTCAATCCGCTGATGGCAACGGCGGGCCGGATAACGGTCGTCGAGGTGGAAGAGATAGTTCCCCCGGGCGAGCTGCCCCCGTCAGCCATTCATACCCCGGGAATTTACGTCGACAGGCTGATTGTCGGCCAGTTTGAAAAACGCATTGAACAGCGCACCCTGCGCGCGGAAGGAGTCTGA
- a CDS encoding CoA transferase subunit B, producing MLTREQMAMRVARELRDGYYVNLGIGIPTLVANYIPDGMDVMLQSENGLLGMGAFPDERSLDADMINAGKQTVTARTGAAIFDSAQSFAMIRGGHVDLTVLGAFEVDVEGNIASWMIPGKMVKGMGGAMDLVAGARNIIVVMTHASKSGESKLLPRCTLPLTGAGCIRRVLTDLALLEIEDGAFILREYAPGVSIDEIAAKTAGKMIVADDVREMRFN from the coding sequence ATGTTAACCCGTGAACAGATGGCCATGCGCGTCGCCCGCGAGCTGCGCGACGGGTATTACGTCAACCTGGGGATCGGCATCCCTACCCTGGTGGCGAACTACATTCCGGACGGGATGGACGTGATGCTTCAGTCCGAAAACGGGCTGCTGGGGATGGGGGCTTTTCCTGACGAGCGGAGCCTTGACGCCGACATGATCAACGCCGGTAAACAAACCGTGACCGCGCGCACCGGCGCGGCCATTTTCGACTCGGCCCAGTCGTTTGCCATGATCCGCGGGGGTCATGTGGATCTGACCGTGCTGGGCGCGTTTGAAGTGGACGTCGAAGGCAATATTGCCTCGTGGATGATCCCCGGAAAGATGGTGAAGGGCATGGGCGGCGCGATGGATCTCGTGGCCGGGGCGCGGAACATCATTGTGGTGATGACCCACGCGTCGAAAAGCGGTGAATCAAAGCTGCTGCCGCGCTGCACGCTGCCGCTCACGGGCGCGGGCTGTATCCGTCGGGTCTTAACCGACCTCGCACTGCTGGAGATCGAGGACGGCGCGTTCATCCTGCGGGAATACGCCCCCGGCGTCAGTATCGACGAAATTGCGGCTAAGACGGCCGGGAAAATGATTGTGGCGGACGACGTTCGCGAGATGCGCTTCAACTGA
- a CDS encoding 3-hydroxybutyrate dehydrogenase — MNLNGKTALVTGSTSGIGLGIARVLAKAGAQLILNGFGDSESAREEIAQLGKKPGYHDADLRDVLQIEAMMRYAESQFGGVDILVNNAGIQHVAPVDAFPVEKWNDIIAINLSSVFHTSRLALPSMREKNWGRIINIASVHGLVASKEKSAYVAAKHGVVGFTKSLALETARTGITANTICPGWVLTPLVQQQIDKRIAEGIPPEQARDRLLAEKQPSGEFVTPEQLGELALFLCSEGAVNVRGAAWNMDGGWVAQ; from the coding sequence ATGAATCTGAACGGTAAGACCGCGCTGGTGACGGGCTCGACCAGCGGCATTGGACTTGGGATCGCCCGCGTGCTGGCGAAGGCCGGGGCGCAGCTGATCCTCAACGGTTTCGGCGACAGCGAATCAGCAAGAGAAGAGATTGCGCAGCTGGGCAAAAAGCCGGGCTATCACGATGCGGACCTGCGTGACGTGCTGCAAATTGAAGCCATGATGCGCTACGCCGAATCGCAGTTTGGCGGCGTGGACATTCTTGTCAACAACGCCGGGATACAGCATGTCGCCCCGGTTGATGCGTTTCCGGTGGAGAAATGGAACGACATTATCGCCATTAATCTCTCGTCGGTGTTTCACACCAGCCGGCTGGCGCTGCCTTCCATGCGCGAGAAAAACTGGGGGCGCATCATCAATATCGCCTCCGTTCACGGGCTGGTCGCGTCAAAAGAGAAGTCAGCCTACGTGGCCGCCAAGCATGGCGTAGTGGGCTTTACGAAATCGCTGGCACTGGAAACCGCGCGCACCGGCATTACCGCCAATACGATTTGTCCCGGCTGGGTGCTGACCCCGCTGGTGCAGCAGCAAATCGACAAACGTATCGCTGAGGGCATCCCGCCGGAGCAGGCTCGCGATAGGCTTCTGGCAGAGAAACAGCCTTCGGGCGAGTTTGTCACCCCGGAGCAGCTGGGTGAACTGGCGCTGTTTTTGTGCAGCGAGGGCGCCGTGAACGTTCGTGGCGCCGCGTGGAATATGGATGGCGGCTGGGTTGCGCAGTAA
- a CDS encoding EAL domain-containing protein, whose protein sequence is MIITLDNAYQSELLLLPARNSAGELKGLEVLVNFTGVGSDVRIPTELVIPRLSAAEELVLFNEKLQLLDTCKLFFIQHQLIAWINITPAIVEFLLSNGNAVSILERYPFLEFTVNENYPGLNNGKDDLQLARMAIHFPLVLANFGAGAASLKAVYDGLFKRVILDKGFIQQRAPELSFEPFMRAILWQITPHCQSVIVSGIDDHGLLQRVLSFNVGAMQGALWPAVSAEHVTSLVQQR, encoded by the coding sequence ATGATTATTACGCTAGATAATGCTTACCAGTCTGAACTGCTGCTTCTGCCTGCTCGTAATAGCGCAGGGGAGCTTAAAGGTTTAGAGGTTCTGGTTAACTTTACTGGCGTCGGCAGCGATGTGCGGATCCCCACTGAGCTTGTTATCCCTCGGCTTTCAGCAGCTGAAGAGTTAGTGCTGTTTAACGAAAAATTGCAATTGCTTGATACCTGTAAACTGTTTTTTATTCAGCATCAGTTAATTGCATGGATCAATATTACACCTGCAATAGTTGAGTTTTTATTAAGTAATGGAAACGCTGTTTCAATCCTTGAGCGTTACCCGTTTCTTGAGTTTACTGTTAATGAGAATTATCCAGGTTTAAATAACGGAAAGGACGATCTGCAGCTGGCGAGAATGGCAATCCATTTCCCGTTGGTCCTGGCAAACTTTGGCGCAGGCGCCGCATCGCTCAAAGCGGTCTATGATGGATTATTTAAACGGGTTATTCTCGACAAAGGCTTCATTCAGCAGCGTGCCCCGGAGCTCTCTTTTGAGCCTTTTATGCGCGCCATCCTCTGGCAAATCACACCGCACTGCCAGTCAGTGATTGTCTCAGGCATTGACGACCACGGCCTGTTGCAACGCGTTTTGTCCTTTAATGTTGGCGCCATGCAGGGCGCACTCTGGCCAGCCGTCTCTGCGGAGCACGTTACATCGCTGGTTCAGCAGCGATAA
- a CDS encoding heme ABC transporter ATP-binding protein, whose protein sequence is MAERYCAENLVFRAGQRTLISDVSLTLSQGELVALIGPNGAGKSTLLRLLTGYLKPAGGRCSLAGTPLAAWQPETLSRYRAVMRQSTQLAFDWPVEAVVGMGRAPWTHTPEASVIEEVMDVTGCLPLAGRRFAALSGGEQQRVQLARALAQLWCDGAPRGWLFLDEPTSALDLYHQQHLLRLLKSLTSRGHLHVCAVLHDLNLAALWADRILLLHGGKIVSQGEPETVLQADTLARWYGAQVIVGRHPAHAAPQVFLAP, encoded by the coding sequence ATGGCTGAACGCTATTGTGCTGAAAACCTTGTTTTTCGCGCCGGGCAACGCACGCTGATTAGCGACGTGTCGCTGACCTTATCTCAGGGCGAGCTGGTGGCGCTGATTGGCCCCAACGGCGCCGGAAAATCGACGCTGTTGCGGCTGCTGACCGGCTACCTTAAACCTGCGGGCGGACGATGCAGCCTGGCGGGCACACCGCTTGCGGCCTGGCAGCCTGAAACGCTCTCCCGCTACCGGGCGGTGATGCGCCAGAGCACACAGCTCGCATTTGACTGGCCGGTTGAGGCGGTCGTCGGTATGGGGCGAGCGCCCTGGACCCACACGCCCGAGGCGTCGGTTATTGAGGAGGTCATGGACGTCACCGGCTGTTTACCGCTGGCGGGCAGGCGGTTTGCCGCGCTCTCCGGCGGCGAGCAGCAGCGCGTTCAGCTCGCCCGCGCGCTGGCTCAGCTCTGGTGCGACGGCGCGCCGCGCGGCTGGCTGTTTCTTGATGAACCGACGTCTGCGCTCGATCTCTATCACCAGCAGCATCTGCTGCGCCTGCTGAAATCCCTGACCAGCCGGGGACATCTGCACGTGTGCGCGGTGCTGCACGACCTCAATTTAGCGGCGCTGTGGGCGGATCGCATCCTGCTGCTGCACGGCGGTAAAATCGTCTCCCAGGGGGAACCGGAAACCGTTTTGCAGGCCGATACGCTGGCGCGCTGGTACGGCGCGCAGGTTATCGTCGGCAGGCATCCGGCTCACGCCGCGCCGCAGGTGTTTCTCGCCCCCTGA